In the Ensifer adhaerens genome, one interval contains:
- a CDS encoding ATP-binding protein, whose amino-acid sequence MPNNFDQAAAVARIRAMIDPEKLKVADRIADLNARYIGLSRDQLVQSALAGMVASIATVDIKAVSKPDKRRIVAICGDSGAGKTRTLLEHTNRIQAMQPYVDDDGVEVSPLLNFNAPSPCPPRLLALTGLDALGYPVRRQLQEHQAWALFQQMLKSHRIMFVMIDEAQHAVDTADILATTKIGNAYKNLVQMPDWPVRLILAGVPPLASFLARKQLYNRRTVIRFEKLKGKSARETVETVLKKVIIEHAQLNLDTTLDGDLVTRLTYACDGEFGSVVQMVRGAVEHAIQDGVNAVTIDHFKRVYETYSGCVPAENIFSANDWRGMTPQTAFLRDEDHEWEEAQLEKKKRKTSTKFGVRP is encoded by the coding sequence ATGCCGAACAACTTCGACCAGGCTGCAGCTGTAGCGCGCATCAGGGCCATGATCGACCCCGAAAAGCTCAAGGTGGCGGACCGAATTGCCGATCTAAACGCACGCTACATCGGTCTGTCCCGAGACCAATTGGTGCAGTCAGCGCTGGCAGGAATGGTTGCCAGCATTGCCACCGTCGACATCAAGGCCGTGAGCAAGCCAGACAAGCGCCGGATCGTTGCCATTTGCGGCGATTCCGGCGCGGGCAAGACGCGCACGCTGCTCGAACACACCAACCGCATCCAAGCGATGCAGCCCTACGTCGACGACGACGGCGTTGAGGTGAGCCCATTGCTCAATTTCAATGCCCCCTCGCCCTGCCCTCCAAGACTTCTTGCGCTGACCGGACTAGACGCGCTGGGCTATCCCGTCCGGCGCCAACTTCAGGAGCATCAGGCGTGGGCTCTCTTCCAGCAGATGTTGAAGAGCCACCGCATCATGTTCGTCATGATCGATGAAGCCCAGCACGCGGTGGACACAGCCGACATTCTGGCGACGACCAAGATCGGCAATGCCTACAAGAACCTCGTGCAGATGCCGGACTGGCCCGTTCGCCTGATCCTGGCAGGTGTGCCGCCGCTGGCAAGCTTCCTCGCGCGAAAGCAGCTCTACAATCGCCGCACCGTAATCCGGTTCGAGAAGCTGAAGGGGAAGTCTGCACGGGAAACGGTCGAGACCGTGCTGAAGAAGGTCATCATCGAGCACGCGCAACTTAATCTCGACACCACGCTGGATGGAGACCTCGTCACTCGGCTGACCTACGCCTGCGATGGCGAGTTCGGTTCGGTAGTCCAGATGGTGAGAGGCGCAGTTGAGCACGCAATCCAGGACGGGGTGAACGCGGTAACAATCGATCATTTCAAACGCGTCTACGAGACCTACTCAGGATGTGTACCTGCCGAAAACATCTTCAGCGCTAACGACTGGCGCGGGATGACTCCGCAAACGGCATTCCTGCGTGACGAAGACCACGAGTGGGAAGAAGCACAGCTCGAAAAGAAGAAGCGCAAGACATCGACCAAGTTCGGAGTTCGTCCGTAG